One part of the Roseomonas gilardii genome encodes these proteins:
- the tig gene encoding trigger factor yields MQVTEVATEGLKRSFDVVVQAAEVDAARNKRLAAVARDLRLPGFRPGKVPMSVVKNRYGTAINGEVLEEAVQTATRDLLSERGLKPAQQPKVELKSEEIGEGKDVAFHIEMEVLPEIPMPEFASIEVERLKAEPSEEEVTKALEGLATRAASLEDVTEERPAEAGDTVIVDFVGRARPKDNPEGDLEEFQGGSGSDMPVELGGEGFIPGFADGLVGIKVGETRHVDVTFPEEYHAPDLAGRPAVFEMTAKALKKAVKPALDDEFAQKVGVPGGIEDLRNQMKEIIQSQYDQASRLKVKRQLLDALAERADFPVPQGLVDAEFEGIWQRVEADLKAGRLDEEDKGKDEETLRAEYRKIAERRIRLGLLVSEIGRTNGVQVGQEEILRAMRAEAGRYPGQEKQVMEYFQRNPQAMDSIRAPLFEEKVVDFMLELAKVNERSVTPEELQAPEDAKAKATDAA; encoded by the coding sequence ATGCAGGTGACCGAGGTCGCGACGGAGGGGCTGAAGCGCTCCTTTGACGTGGTGGTGCAGGCGGCCGAGGTGGACGCGGCGCGGAACAAGCGCCTGGCGGCCGTGGCCAGGGATCTCCGGCTGCCGGGCTTCCGCCCGGGCAAGGTGCCGATGTCGGTGGTCAAGAACCGCTACGGCACGGCCATCAACGGGGAGGTGCTGGAGGAGGCGGTGCAGACCGCGACCCGTGACCTGCTCTCCGAGCGCGGGCTGAAGCCGGCGCAGCAGCCCAAGGTGGAGCTGAAGAGCGAGGAGATCGGCGAGGGCAAGGACGTCGCCTTCCATATCGAGATGGAGGTCCTGCCCGAGATCCCGATGCCGGAATTCGCCTCGATCGAGGTGGAGCGGCTGAAGGCCGAGCCCTCCGAGGAGGAGGTGACCAAGGCGCTGGAGGGTCTGGCGACCCGCGCGGCCTCGCTGGAGGACGTGACCGAGGAGCGCCCCGCCGAGGCCGGCGACACGGTGATCGTGGACTTCGTGGGCCGTGCCCGCCCGAAGGACAATCCCGAGGGCGATCTGGAGGAGTTCCAGGGCGGCAGCGGCAGCGACATGCCGGTGGAGCTGGGCGGCGAGGGCTTCATTCCGGGCTTCGCGGACGGGCTGGTCGGCATCAAGGTCGGCGAGACCCGGCATGTCGATGTGACCTTCCCCGAGGAATACCACGCCCCTGACCTCGCCGGCCGCCCCGCGGTCTTCGAGATGACGGCCAAGGCGCTGAAGAAGGCGGTGAAGCCGGCGCTGGACGACGAGTTCGCCCAGAAGGTCGGCGTACCGGGCGGCATCGAGGATCTCCGGAACCAGATGAAGGAGATCATCCAGAGCCAGTACGACCAGGCCTCCCGCCTGAAGGTCAAGCGCCAGCTCCTGGACGCCCTGGCCGAGCGCGCCGACTTCCCGGTGCCGCAGGGCCTGGTGGATGCCGAGTTCGAGGGCATCTGGCAGCGGGTCGAGGCCGACCTGAAGGCCGGTCGCCTGGACGAGGAGGACAAGGGCAAGGACGAGGAGACCCTGCGGGCCGAGTACCGCAAGATCGCCGAGCGCCGCATCCGCCTGGGCCTGCTGGTCAGCGAGATCGGCCGCACCAACGGCGTGCAGGTCGGGCAGGAGGAGATCCTGCGGGCCATGCGCGCCGAGGCCGGCCGCTATCCCGGCCAGGAGAAGCAGGTGATGGAGTACTTCCAGCGCAACCCGCAGGCCATGGACAGCATCCGCGCCCCGCTCTTCGAGGAGAAGGTCGTGGACTTCATGCTGGAGCTGGCCAAGGTCAACGAGCGCAGCGTGACGCCCGAGGAGCTGCAGGCCCCCGAGGACGCGAAGGCCAAGGCCACCGACGCGGCCTGA
- a CDS encoding class I SAM-dependent methyltransferase → MLADRQPREDGKSAEGRDTAPAEGDTLVALAPRRARAEVTAEDVRAAYRLILGREPHPDERAAMPARAAATPDLATLRQEFLGSDEFRAKLDGLGLAITPPPPFAPLDAPLQEIEAEAPPEELARLLERLAACWTALGEEAPHWSVLPLPQHRPENLEAHREGFYQTGLFDLGLILSIFRRAGLATADLPVMLEYGCGVGRVTGQVAPWFREVIACDISRPHLDVATARMEEAGIGNVRFHPVTAENLVPARAYDLFYSRLTLWHDPPPVVAAVLDQAFAALRNGGMAIFSVPGWAEGYRFSTEEYLAREPVAEREFHVFPQRAVFALANRHGCVPVELREDTGLLDLPTGRWTSFLYAFRKIGQPRRPQPRIRRG, encoded by the coding sequence ATGCTTGCCGATCGCCAGCCCCGTGAAGACGGGAAGAGCGCGGAAGGGCGCGACACGGCCCCGGCGGAAGGCGACACCCTGGTGGCGCTGGCCCCACGGCGTGCGAGGGCGGAGGTGACGGCCGAGGACGTGCGCGCGGCCTATCGCCTGATCCTGGGGCGGGAGCCGCATCCGGACGAGCGCGCCGCGATGCCGGCCAGGGCGGCGGCGACGCCGGACCTCGCCACGCTGCGGCAGGAATTCCTGGGCTCGGACGAGTTCCGGGCGAAGCTCGACGGGCTCGGCCTGGCGATCACCCCGCCACCGCCCTTCGCGCCGCTGGACGCGCCCCTGCAGGAGATCGAGGCCGAGGCGCCGCCCGAGGAACTGGCGCGGCTGCTGGAGCGGCTGGCCGCCTGCTGGACGGCGCTGGGCGAGGAGGCGCCGCACTGGTCGGTGCTGCCCCTGCCGCAGCACCGCCCGGAGAACCTGGAGGCGCACCGGGAGGGATTCTACCAGACCGGGCTCTTCGATCTCGGGCTGATCCTGTCGATCTTCCGTCGCGCTGGCCTCGCCACCGCCGACCTGCCGGTCATGCTGGAATATGGCTGCGGCGTCGGGCGGGTGACGGGGCAGGTGGCGCCCTGGTTCCGGGAGGTGATCGCCTGCGACATCTCGCGGCCGCATCTGGACGTGGCGACGGCGCGGATGGAGGAGGCGGGGATCGGCAATGTCCGCTTCCATCCCGTCACCGCGGAGAACCTCGTCCCGGCCAGGGCCTATGACCTGTTCTACAGCCGGCTGACCCTGTGGCACGACCCGCCGCCGGTGGTGGCGGCGGTGCTGGACCAGGCCTTCGCCGCGTTGCGCAACGGAGGGATGGCGATCTTCTCGGTGCCCGGCTGGGCCGAGGGCTATCGCTTCTCCACCGAGGAATACCTGGCGCGGGAGCCGGTGGCGGAGCGGGAGTTCCATGTCTTCCCGCAACGCGCGGTCTTCGCCCTGGCGAACCGGCATGGCTGCGTGCCGGTGGAGCTGCGCGAGGATACCGGCCTGCTGGACCTGCCGACCGGGCGCTGGACCTCCTTCCTCTATGCCTTCCGCAAGATCGGACAGCCCCGGCGGCCGCAGCCCCGCATCCGGCGGGGGTAA